A genomic stretch from Argiope bruennichi chromosome 2, qqArgBrue1.1, whole genome shotgun sequence includes:
- the LOC129956664 gene encoding toxin-like protein 14, with protein sequence MFALLSPLLLLAIVAPRLDAYTFSEYLNTDNGYCEGDTYGPIPVGEEGFDDTRCERIECSQGLRHVAGCGKVLKPDNPHCRIVQGEGHYPNCCPDIKCHAKIV encoded by the exons ATGTTCGCTCTGCTGTCTCCGCTGCTCCTGTTGGCGATTGTTGCACCACGCCTAGATGCCTACACGTTTTCGGAATATCTCAACACCGATAATG GGTATTGCGAAGGCGACACCTATGGCCCTATTCCCGTCGGCGAGGAAGGCTTCGACGACACGAGGTGCGAGCGAATAGAGTGCAGTCAAGGATTACGTCATGTGGCCGG GTGCGGAAAAGTATTGAAACCGGACAACCCCCACTGTCGGATTGTCCAAGGTGAGGGACACTACCCCAACTGCTGTCCCGACATTAAATGTCACGCAAAGATCGTGTAA